A genomic window from Fibrobacter sp. includes:
- the recJ gene encoding single-stranded-DNA-specific exonuclease RecJ, with protein sequence MLDTVSSTLARELKIPHLVARFLVSRGVCNVVAASRIMNEGGDAELSPWGIKGMEDAVRWILDVREKKEMVFIFGDYDLDGMTSVTLLSRSFAKLGIETDWRLPNRFGDGYGLSISAVDEMFESGARYVVTVDTGITANDEIAHAKELGMHVMVIDHHQPSGDALPPCDVLLDPHQEGDSYSNPELCGVGVSYKFICALYERLGMPSPAEMLDLVALGTLADLVQMTPENRLFTKRGLKCLQESRLPGIQALYASLMKPGSCVGGIDVMYKFAPLLNAPGRMEKPDPALKLLLCPDNSSAPKLLTELKDWNTKRKQKEAEITEMAVKRVKEIYGDDIPKVLVVDGHGWHVGVIGIVSAKLAQEFSRPAAVLSIVDGVAHASARAVPGFNWHRALYESRDLFDRWGGHANAAGFSLPAEKIDELRRRLDASAREQGYTGEMPAQCEARGYDIVVALRELVVEGTRTRIYKTVLDYFDQMEPFGGNFPYPVFRAEDVTVHKVKELRGGHLQMDISQAGSPVFSAIAFGLGKCKERLKETRRASVVFEPTWNYFNNKKTMQLCIKSIE encoded by the coding sequence ATGCTGGATACCGTCTCGTCAACTCTCGCGCGGGAACTGAAGATTCCCCATCTGGTGGCAAGGTTCCTTGTCTCCAGGGGCGTGTGCAACGTGGTTGCCGCGAGCCGCATTATGAACGAGGGTGGCGACGCGGAACTTTCGCCGTGGGGCATCAAGGGCATGGAAGATGCCGTGCGCTGGATTCTCGACGTGCGCGAAAAGAAAGAGATGGTTTTCATCTTCGGTGACTACGACCTGGACGGGATGACCTCGGTGACGCTTTTGTCGCGGAGTTTCGCGAAGCTCGGAATCGAGACGGACTGGCGCCTGCCGAACCGCTTCGGCGACGGTTACGGGCTTTCGATTTCCGCGGTCGACGAGATGTTTGAATCGGGCGCTCGCTACGTGGTGACCGTCGATACGGGCATCACCGCGAACGACGAGATTGCCCATGCGAAGGAACTGGGAATGCACGTGATGGTCATCGACCACCACCAGCCTTCGGGCGACGCGCTCCCTCCGTGCGACGTTCTTCTGGACCCGCATCAGGAAGGCGATTCCTACTCCAATCCCGAACTTTGCGGCGTGGGCGTTTCGTATAAGTTCATATGCGCGCTGTACGAACGTCTCGGGATGCCCTCTCCGGCCGAAATGCTCGACCTGGTGGCGCTCGGCACGCTGGCCGACCTCGTGCAGATGACTCCTGAGAACAGGTTGTTCACCAAGAGGGGCCTCAAGTGCCTGCAAGAAAGCCGCCTGCCCGGAATCCAGGCGCTGTACGCCTCGCTCATGAAGCCCGGGAGCTGCGTGGGCGGAATCGACGTGATGTACAAGTTTGCACCGCTCTTGAATGCGCCCGGCCGCATGGAAAAACCAGACCCCGCGCTCAAGCTGCTGCTCTGCCCGGACAATTCCAGCGCCCCGAAACTGCTTACGGAACTCAAGGACTGGAATACGAAGCGCAAGCAGAAAGAAGCGGAAATTACCGAGATGGCGGTGAAGCGGGTCAAGGAAATTTATGGAGACGACATCCCGAAGGTGCTCGTGGTGGACGGGCACGGATGGCATGTGGGCGTCATCGGGATTGTTTCCGCAAAGCTCGCGCAGGAATTTTCGCGCCCTGCCGCCGTCCTCTCCATAGTGGACGGCGTGGCGCATGCTAGCGCACGCGCCGTGCCAGGCTTCAACTGGCACAGGGCGCTCTACGAAAGCCGGGACCTGTTCGACCGCTGGGGCGGGCACGCGAACGCCGCCGGCTTCTCGCTCCCCGCAGAAAAAATCGACGAACTCCGCAGGCGCCTGGACGCCTCTGCAAGAGAGCAGGGCTATACCGGCGAGATGCCTGCGCAGTGCGAGGCCCGCGGTTACGACATCGTGGTCGCCTTGCGCGAACTCGTGGTCGAAGGCACGCGCACCCGCATATACAAGACCGTGCTCGACTATTTCGACCAGATGGAACCCTTCGGAGGCAACTTCCCGTACCCCGTGTTCAGGGCCGAGGATGTCACCGTCCACAAGGTCAAGGAACTCCGCGGCGGGCACCTCCAGATGGATATCTCGCAGGCGGGTAGCCCCGTGTTCTCGGCGATCGCGTTCGGGCTCGGCAAGTGCAAGGAACGCCTCAAGGAGACCCGCAGGGCATCTGTGGTGTTCGAACCCACGTGGAATTATTTCAACAACAAGAAGACCATGCAGCTCTGCATCAAGTCTATCGAGTAG
- a CDS encoding DNA polymerase III subunit delta', with amino-acid sequence MINYRLNGPASQERQRIRVMAALRENRFPQAILIDGPAGIGKKALAMEIAKALQCTDGNERPCGHCFGCKMASDPGVTDNWVFPMEAKEVQTRSADSVSAGSTARTIQDIKQEYIEQIVANPYRIDIFSAGGEISVNLIRTMTGSFAMKGDRVRVVIVAEADRMNDSAANAFLKTLEEVPPDTYFILTVSSRDRLLQTIRSRCLALHLLPLSDAEVREETLRMLGPDADEESVTGDVIGLAVGSPGKALYYVEHARELCALASDFIVKSLRNDYSELFEALAKAGLDEVAEANGFLEVLSFLVSDIMRRESGAPLRLPDTMAKLDMDAFPRIDATALEIALATVQETMSRIASRRTAPMMCLQSLAIKLFEGSK; translated from the coding sequence ATGATTAATTATCGGTTAAATGGTCCCGCGTCCCAGGAACGTCAGCGCATTCGCGTGATGGCGGCGCTCCGCGAGAACCGATTCCCGCAGGCCATCCTTATCGACGGCCCCGCAGGCATTGGCAAGAAGGCTCTCGCCATGGAAATCGCGAAGGCCCTGCAGTGTACCGACGGCAACGAGCGCCCCTGCGGGCACTGCTTCGGCTGCAAGATGGCTTCGGACCCGGGCGTAACCGACAACTGGGTGTTCCCGATGGAAGCGAAGGAAGTGCAGACGAGGAGCGCCGACAGCGTCTCTGCCGGCAGCACTGCCCGCACCATCCAGGATATCAAGCAGGAATACATCGAGCAGATTGTCGCGAACCCGTACCGCATCGATATTTTCAGCGCGGGCGGTGAGATTTCGGTGAACCTCATCCGCACGATGACGGGTTCGTTTGCCATGAAGGGCGACCGCGTCCGCGTGGTCATCGTGGCCGAGGCCGACCGCATGAACGATTCCGCGGCGAACGCCTTCTTGAAGACGCTCGAGGAAGTTCCGCCCGATACCTACTTCATACTGACTGTTTCTTCCCGAGACCGCCTCTTGCAGACGATCCGTTCGCGTTGCCTCGCGTTGCACCTGTTGCCCCTGAGCGATGCGGAAGTGCGCGAGGAGACCCTGCGCATGCTCGGGCCCGACGCCGACGAGGAAAGCGTTACCGGCGATGTCATCGGGCTTGCGGTCGGGTCGCCGGGAAAGGCGCTCTACTATGTGGAGCATGCGCGTGAACTGTGCGCGCTCGCTTCGGATTTTATCGTGAAGAGCCTCCGGAACGATTACAGCGAACTTTTCGAGGCGCTCGCGAAGGCCGGCCTCGACGAGGTGGCGGAGGCGAACGGATTTTTGGAAGTGCTCTCGTTCCTCGTTTCCGATATCATGCGCAGGGAGTCGGGCGCACCGCTCCGCCTTCCGGACACGATGGCGAAACTGGACATGGACGCCTTTCCGCGCATCGATGCAACCGCGCTTGAAATCGCTCTTGCGACTGTGCAGGAGACCATGTCGAGAATTGCGAGCCGCCGCACGGCACCCATGATGTGCCTGCAGTCGCTTGCGATAAAACTTTTCGAGGGCTCCAAGTAA
- a CDS encoding peptidoglycan DD-metalloendopeptidase family protein, with protein sequence MRLIVALLCLLVGVSLAAPKKTDAQIKEQRTALKKLESDLAKKREELALLETEEKGVLNTLSLLDQNLNQTRIYITELSKNETLVQNAVNQLSRDIDSLDQKIQVRKEAMKKRVRKLYVNGRYSDAEVLYQLLTREGNPERQAYWVHHVLNEDRILVETLTSMMQERDEKKRNEEEHLAELNRLREKKSREEKGLVSQVGNQEKMLLNLKHDKAMQQRALQEFERNQKVMQKLIEKLEQKRKKELEAARKAEEKRKAEAARKKKQKEKEPKVVEKPKKTIAGTVKGPKCMPLEGQVISNYGLQEHPVLHIATRNLGVEIRGKRGQSIRAAAAGTVAMVAEIDGRGPSVIIEHEGGTYSVYGHMRSIRVQEGKEVRNCEEIGEVGDIASLNGIKLYFQVSEGTQTVDPLQWLKSK encoded by the coding sequence ATGCGCCTGATTGTCGCCTTGCTTTGCCTGCTTGTCGGTGTTTCGCTTGCCGCCCCCAAGAAAACGGACGCGCAAATCAAGGAGCAGCGGACTGCGCTCAAGAAGTTGGAATCCGACCTCGCGAAAAAGCGCGAGGAACTCGCCCTGCTGGAAACCGAGGAGAAGGGCGTGCTCAATACGCTTTCGCTCTTGGACCAGAACCTGAACCAGACCCGCATCTACATTACCGAACTTTCGAAAAACGAGACGCTCGTGCAGAATGCGGTGAACCAGCTTTCGCGCGATATCGATTCGCTCGACCAGAAAATCCAGGTGCGCAAGGAAGCGATGAAGAAGAGGGTGCGCAAGCTTTACGTGAACGGAAGGTACAGCGATGCCGAGGTGCTGTACCAGCTGCTTACCCGCGAAGGGAACCCGGAGCGTCAGGCGTACTGGGTGCACCATGTGCTCAACGAAGACCGCATACTGGTGGAAACGCTCACGTCGATGATGCAGGAACGCGACGAGAAGAAGCGCAACGAAGAAGAACATCTTGCCGAACTGAACCGTCTGCGCGAAAAGAAGTCCCGCGAAGAAAAGGGACTGGTGAGCCAGGTGGGCAACCAGGAAAAAATGCTCTTGAACCTCAAGCACGACAAGGCGATGCAGCAGCGCGCCCTCCAGGAATTCGAACGCAACCAGAAGGTGATGCAGAAACTCATCGAGAAACTCGAGCAGAAGCGCAAGAAGGAACTCGAGGCCGCGCGCAAGGCCGAAGAGAAACGCAAGGCAGAAGCCGCCCGCAAGAAAAAGCAGAAAGAGAAAGAACCGAAGGTCGTCGAGAAGCCGAAGAAGACTATCGCGGGCACCGTGAAGGGACCGAAATGCATGCCGCTCGAAGGCCAGGTCATCAGCAACTACGGCCTGCAGGAACATCCGGTGCTGCATATCGCCACGAGGAACCTCGGCGTGGAAATCCGCGGGAAGCGCGGGCAGTCCATACGTGCTGCGGCCGCGGGTACGGTCGCGATGGTCGCCGAAATCGATGGCCGCGGGCCCTCTGTGATTATCGAACATGAGGGCGGTACGTATTCCGTATACGGGCACATGCGATCCATCCGCGTCCAGGAAGGAAAAGAAGTGCGTAATTGCGAAGAAATTGGCGAGGTGGGCGATATCGCGAGCTTAAATGGAATTAAATTGTACTTTCAAGTTAGCGAGGGCACCCAAACGGTGGACCCGCTTCAGTGGTTGAAAAGCAAATGA
- a CDS encoding ABC transporter permease yields the protein MTIFLCSLLLASSLTVLGAVFRVLSAEGTLYTIEAFLPENVGEDSVAVIKSRMEHFRGIESVEFVSADSALADFRRHFPGEMLDLVDDNPIPPFFRMTLVKESRNPADLEETVAAISREGYFDEVQAPVDWATRVSEWKFKMVFWPVCLSLLLLVTLSLIICNSVRLSLLSRRLLVENMKYAGGSPFFIEFPFVLEGMMQGLVGSGLAVVLLLAVVESVAQAIPLVAANVGGLGSLLCLVVLLVTLVSAYFSYRTVQDFLLAKRNERD from the coding sequence TTGACGATTTTCCTATGTTCGCTCCTTCTGGCGTCGTCGCTGACCGTGCTCGGGGCCGTATTCCGCGTGCTTTCTGCGGAAGGGACGCTCTATACCATCGAGGCGTTCTTGCCCGAAAATGTGGGCGAGGATTCTGTCGCCGTAATCAAGTCGCGCATGGAGCATTTCAGGGGTATCGAATCGGTCGAGTTCGTGAGCGCCGATTCCGCCCTGGCCGATTTCCGCAGGCATTTCCCCGGCGAGATGCTCGACCTTGTGGACGATAACCCCATCCCTCCGTTTTTTCGCATGACTCTCGTGAAGGAAAGCCGCAATCCGGCCGACCTCGAGGAGACTGTCGCCGCCATATCGCGCGAGGGCTATTTCGACGAGGTGCAGGCGCCCGTGGATTGGGCTACCCGCGTGTCGGAATGGAAGTTCAAGATGGTGTTCTGGCCCGTGTGCCTGAGCCTGCTTCTGCTGGTGACGCTTTCGCTTATCATTTGCAATTCGGTGCGGCTTTCGCTGTTGTCGCGCAGGCTCCTTGTCGAAAACATGAAGTATGCCGGCGGAAGCCCGTTCTTTATCGAGTTCCCCTTCGTGCTCGAGGGGATGATGCAGGGGCTTGTCGGGAGCGGCCTTGCCGTCGTGCTGCTCCTTGCTGTCGTGGAATCTGTCGCTCAGGCAATCCCGCTGGTCGCGGCGAACGTCGGCGGGCTCGGGAGCCTGCTTTGCCTGGTCGTGCTGCTGGTGACGCTCGTTTCGGCCTACTTCAGTTACCGCACCGTCCAGGATTTCTTGCTTGCAAAACGGAACGAACGGGATTAG
- a CDS encoding YbbR-like domain-containing protein: MKHIALKITAFIFGIALWLYVVSLNTFKVEIDVPVRLVRLPEMLAIASKPPRSMNVTLEGEPFDLMRLRSRIKGGDTTTAAIIIDLQDAELGATRKLIGAQNFSAPGFPNIKFIEPDNQRLFVDLDLDTRIERNVPIHSMVTFDAATGYLQTDFPKLEPDFITVSGARNVITRIIEIPTDTLVFDSLKNDAKFTVPLDFSQFPAHVSPADSVINISVKVQKIAKKSFPDIPVQLIGMFDKKTFELKPNKVSVEITGGDRTLDSISKGNLELFVEFNRFQIEDVDSLAPTVKLTLRANVNREKSIKAIQLSPDKVSLYENKIIVPTVVDSLDEDVEEKLP, from the coding sequence ATGAAACATATCGCATTAAAGATTACGGCATTCATCTTCGGGATTGCACTCTGGCTCTACGTCGTCTCGCTCAACACTTTCAAGGTGGAAATCGACGTTCCCGTTCGCCTCGTGAGGCTTCCCGAAATGTTGGCCATCGCGTCCAAGCCGCCGCGCTCCATGAACGTGACCCTCGAAGGCGAACCTTTCGACCTCATGCGACTCCGCTCCAGAATCAAGGGCGGCGACACGACCACCGCAGCTATCATCATCGATTTGCAAGATGCCGAACTCGGCGCCACACGCAAGCTCATCGGCGCGCAGAACTTCTCGGCGCCCGGATTCCCGAACATCAAGTTCATAGAACCCGACAACCAGCGCCTGTTCGTAGACCTCGACCTGGACACCCGAATCGAAAGGAACGTGCCCATACATTCCATGGTCACCTTCGACGCTGCTACCGGCTACCTGCAGACGGATTTCCCGAAACTCGAGCCCGACTTCATCACCGTTTCCGGCGCAAGGAACGTCATCACGCGCATCATCGAAATCCCGACGGACACGCTCGTGTTCGATTCCCTCAAGAACGACGCCAAGTTCACCGTCCCGCTCGATTTCAGCCAATTCCCGGCGCACGTATCGCCCGCGGATTCCGTCATCAACATCTCGGTAAAGGTCCAGAAGATTGCGAAAAAGTCCTTCCCCGACATCCCAGTGCAGCTTATCGGCATGTTCGACAAGAAGACCTTCGAACTGAAACCGAACAAAGTATCAGTCGAGATTACCGGTGGCGACCGCACGCTCGATTCTATCAGCAAAGGAAACCTCGAACTCTTCGTGGAATTCAACCGTTTCCAGATCGAAGACGTGGACAGCCTCGCCCCCACCGTCAAGCTTACCCTGCGTGCGAACGTGAACCGCGAAAAATCCATCAAGGCGATTCAGCTCTCGCCCGACAAGGTATCCCTTTACGAGAACAAAATAATCGTGCCGACGGTCGTCGACTCGCTTGACGAAGACGTCGAGGAGAAGCTGCCATGA
- the tsaD gene encoding tRNA (adenosine(37)-N6)-threonylcarbamoyltransferase complex transferase subunit TsaD, with translation MIWLGIESSCDETACAVLQDEPLKVISNPLYSQIDEHALYGGVVPEIAARAHLQKIAPIAEAAVKEAGIDLKDIDAIAYTTGPGLMGPLLVGASFARGLARDLQVPAYGINHLEGHLAAAWLSNPDIEPPFLTLTVSGGHTELVMEEPGFKYTSIGRTRDDAAGEAFDKCGKLLGLKYPAGATISRLGQGKNRKFVEFPRALHSRENCEFSFSGLKTAVLRYTETHDPEYIQENLGDICASLEDAIVGSLVEKTINALKKTRMKTLVMGGGVSANAWLRTRLQDYCSRHGIRFCVPDRSLSTDNGAMIAAAAIRRARQGMLKSIDVVKPWMPLAP, from the coding sequence ATGATCTGGCTCGGAATAGAATCGAGCTGCGACGAAACCGCATGCGCCGTACTGCAAGACGAACCGCTCAAGGTCATTTCGAACCCGCTATACAGCCAGATTGACGAACACGCCCTGTACGGTGGCGTCGTGCCCGAAATCGCCGCACGCGCCCACCTGCAAAAGATTGCCCCCATCGCTGAGGCTGCCGTGAAGGAAGCAGGAATCGACCTCAAGGATATCGACGCGATTGCCTACACGACGGGCCCGGGCCTCATGGGACCGCTCCTCGTCGGAGCAAGCTTTGCACGGGGCCTCGCCCGCGACCTGCAGGTTCCCGCCTACGGAATCAACCACCTCGAAGGCCACCTCGCCGCCGCATGGCTCAGCAACCCCGACATCGAGCCCCCGTTCCTCACGCTCACCGTCTCTGGCGGGCACACGGAACTCGTCATGGAGGAACCCGGCTTCAAGTACACGAGCATCGGGCGCACCCGCGACGACGCCGCGGGCGAAGCATTCGACAAGTGCGGCAAACTGCTCGGGCTCAAGTACCCCGCGGGGGCGACCATCAGCAGGCTCGGCCAGGGCAAGAACCGCAAGTTCGTGGAATTCCCGAGGGCGCTCCATTCCCGCGAGAACTGCGAATTCTCGTTCAGCGGTTTGAAGACCGCAGTACTGCGCTACACCGAGACACACGACCCGGAATACATCCAGGAAAACCTCGGCGACATATGCGCCTCGCTCGAAGACGCCATTGTCGGGAGCCTCGTCGAAAAGACTATCAACGCGCTCAAGAAGACGCGCATGAAGACCCTCGTGATGGGCGGCGGCGTTAGCGCGAACGCCTGGCTCAGGACAAGGTTGCAAGACTACTGCAGCCGGCACGGCATCCGGTTCTGCGTCCCGGACAGGAGCCTCAGCACCGACAACGGCGCCATGATTGCGGCAGCCGCCATACGCCGTGCGCGGCAGGGCATGCTGAAATCCATCGATGTCGTGAAGCCCTGGATGCCTCTAGCCCCATAA
- a CDS encoding biotin--[acetyl-CoA-carboxylase] ligase: protein MSQHVILSGAAGEVEESSTNSSMFSRERDFNEWNLCGFGEAPAFLYENIESTHSLMKSLATAGQIPPGTLIVADSQSAGRGRHERTWNSPAGKNIYFNILIPFEGIPLASAPQITQVAALTFAEIFRDLQDSSNAQGLGNNEIGKVAVKWPNDILCGKSKFCGILAELVYIKSAAGQVAPAISMGVGINVNSDASDYISLGRPVTTLKEIAGREINREKLLQMLIACLERALGQFRAFGITPWVAAWRKMDQFIGARGTIVANNHCTDDNRDGGAGVQKKTGRIADMRDDGSLLFECDDGTTEVVYSADLEI, encoded by the coding sequence TTGAGCCAACATGTCATTCTGAGCGGAGCCGCAGGCGAAGTCGAAGAATCCAGTACAAATTCCAGTATGTTTTCCCGCGAACGTGATTTTAATGAATGGAACCTGTGCGGGTTCGGCGAGGCGCCCGCGTTCCTCTACGAGAACATCGAAAGCACGCACAGCCTCATGAAGTCGCTCGCCACCGCAGGGCAAATCCCTCCGGGCACGCTCATCGTCGCAGATTCCCAGAGCGCAGGCCGCGGGCGACACGAACGCACGTGGAACTCCCCCGCCGGCAAGAACATCTACTTCAACATCCTCATCCCGTTCGAGGGCATTCCGCTGGCATCCGCACCGCAAATCACGCAGGTAGCAGCGCTCACCTTCGCCGAAATATTCCGCGACCTGCAAGACAGTTCCAACGCGCAGGGGCTCGGCAATAACGAAATCGGGAAAGTCGCCGTCAAGTGGCCCAACGACATTCTGTGCGGCAAAAGCAAATTCTGCGGGATCCTCGCGGAACTAGTTTATATAAAATCCGCCGCCGGGCAGGTCGCACCCGCCATCAGCATGGGCGTCGGAATAAACGTGAACAGCGACGCCAGCGACTACATAAGCCTCGGGCGCCCCGTCACCACGCTCAAGGAAATCGCGGGCCGCGAAATAAACCGCGAAAAGTTACTCCAGATGCTCATCGCATGCCTGGAACGCGCCCTCGGGCAGTTCAGGGCCTTCGGGATAACCCCGTGGGTGGCCGCCTGGCGCAAGATGGACCAGTTCATCGGCGCGCGCGGCACCATCGTCGCAAACAACCACTGCACCGACGACAACCGCGACGGCGGCGCAGGCGTACAAAAGAAAACAGGCCGCATCGCCGACATGCGCGACGACGGAAGCCTGCTATTCGAATGCGACGACGGAACCACGGAAGTCGTCTACAGCGCCGATTTGGAAATCTAA
- a CDS encoding UbiA-like polyprenyltransferase → MLKKILEFGHMVRFSHSLFAMPFALGSMWVAANGFRDMTAAEALRIVLLIVGCMVTARNSAMSFNRIADAEIDAKNPRTAGRHLPAGRLSKKSVIAFLAINGALFVLFAWLLQPLAGMLALPVWLLLLSYSYWKRFSWLCHWFLGFAIGMSPLGAWIAIRGEFAVFPIFLLVILMLWMGGFDIIYATQDEEIDRAMGLHSVPARFGRKRALQIAFWSHIAMLALCVAFGFVWNMGIPWWIVTGLMTAAVLYIHLFRKSDDLDAMNRDFFLANVAISVLVMAGLIVWICLGGDVNVLY, encoded by the coding sequence ATGCTAAAAAAAATTCTTGAATTTGGCCACATGGTGCGCTTCAGCCACTCGCTTTTCGCGATGCCCTTTGCGCTCGGTTCCATGTGGGTGGCCGCTAACGGCTTCCGCGACATGACTGCGGCCGAGGCCCTGCGTATTGTCCTGCTTATCGTGGGCTGCATGGTGACCGCCCGCAACAGCGCGATGAGTTTCAACCGCATCGCCGATGCCGAAATCGACGCGAAGAACCCGCGTACGGCCGGGCGCCACCTGCCCGCGGGGCGCCTGAGCAAGAAGTCCGTAATCGCCTTCCTCGCCATAAACGGTGCGCTGTTCGTGCTGTTCGCCTGGCTCCTGCAGCCGCTTGCCGGCATGCTCGCCCTGCCCGTGTGGCTCTTGCTGCTTTCTTATTCCTACTGGAAGCGCTTCAGCTGGCTGTGCCACTGGTTTTTGGGCTTTGCCATCGGCATGAGCCCTCTCGGTGCCTGGATTGCGATTCGCGGCGAGTTTGCGGTGTTCCCGATATTCCTGCTCGTGATTCTCATGCTCTGGATGGGCGGTTTCGACATCATTTACGCCACGCAGGACGAAGAAATCGACCGCGCGATGGGACTCCATTCGGTGCCCGCGCGTTTTGGCCGCAAGCGCGCCTTGCAGATCGCCTTCTGGAGCCACATCGCGATGCTCGCGCTCTGTGTCGCCTTCGGGTTCGTGTGGAACATGGGCATCCCCTGGTGGATTGTGACCGGGCTCATGACCGCCGCCGTGCTCTATATACATTTGTTCCGCAAGTCCGACGATCTCGACGCCATGAACCGCGACTTTTTCTTGGCGAATGTCGCCATAAGCGTGCTCGTGATGGCCGGACTCATCGTATGGATTTGCTTGGGAGGAGACGTCAATGTCCTTTATTAA
- a CDS encoding UbiX family flavin prenyltransferase: MSRYILGVTGASGAIYAARTAMHLKKFGHNVSLIVTAPGREVVEYEGQDELFGLADKLYKVDDFFAECASGSADYAGMAVVPCSMGTLGRIAAGTSDNLLVRSADVCLKERRPLVIVPREMPYNLIHIENMERVTRAGAVVIPASPQFYSRPATVEDLVDTVVAKVLKHLGALPEGADIVKPWDGGSPEHGIPVDFVPENTVGRVIC, encoded by the coding sequence ATGAGCCGCTATATCCTCGGGGTGACGGGCGCGAGCGGTGCAATCTATGCGGCCCGCACGGCGATGCACCTGAAAAAGTTCGGGCACAATGTCTCGCTCATAGTGACTGCGCCGGGTCGCGAGGTCGTGGAATACGAAGGGCAGGATGAGCTTTTCGGCCTTGCCGACAAGCTCTACAAGGTGGATGATTTTTTTGCGGAATGCGCGAGCGGGTCTGCCGACTATGCGGGCATGGCGGTGGTGCCGTGTTCCATGGGGACGCTCGGGCGCATCGCTGCGGGAACTTCGGACAACCTGCTGGTGCGTTCTGCGGATGTTTGCCTCAAGGAGCGCCGCCCGCTGGTGATTGTCCCGCGAGAGATGCCGTACAACCTCATCCATATCGAAAACATGGAACGCGTGACCCGTGCGGGCGCGGTGGTAATTCCGGCGTCCCCGCAGTTCTATAGCAGGCCCGCGACTGTCGAGGATCTGGTCGATACTGTGGTCGCGAAGGTCCTGAAGCACCTGGGCGCTCTTCCGGAGGGTGCGGATATCGTGAAGCCGTGGGACGGAGGCTCTCCGGAACATGGGATACCTGTGGACTTCGTGCCGGAAAATACCGTCGGAAGGGTTATATGCTAA
- a CDS encoding ubiquinone/menaquinone biosynthesis methyltransferase, with protein MKSPVRKMFDEIANRYDFLNHALSCCQDILWRRSCCRELRKVRPGRRLLDLCGGTGDFAATYEKFNGTQDVAILGDFSYGMLKGAAGKKTSAVPVQLDAMKMPFADGSFDVVLNGFGMRNLPDAEGGLRESARVLSDGGYLQVLEFFSPRNAFNKSFYRRLAPLFIPVLGAFFSKRDAYEYLVNSIIRFLPVADFVALAEKNGFELVHVKPCFFGVAYRVLLRRSVSGENAPAGGAA; from the coding sequence ATGAAGAGTCCCGTGCGCAAAATGTTCGACGAAATTGCAAACCGCTATGATTTCTTGAATCATGCGTTGAGTTGCTGCCAGGATATTTTATGGCGCAGGAGCTGCTGCCGCGAACTGCGGAAGGTGCGCCCCGGCAGGCGACTGCTCGATTTGTGCGGCGGGACGGGCGATTTTGCCGCGACTTACGAGAAATTCAACGGCACGCAGGATGTCGCCATTCTAGGCGATTTTTCGTACGGCATGCTGAAGGGGGCCGCGGGCAAGAAGACGTCGGCCGTTCCCGTGCAGCTCGACGCGATGAAGATGCCGTTTGCGGACGGCTCGTTCGATGTGGTTCTGAACGGGTTTGGCATGCGCAATCTCCCTGATGCGGAAGGCGGCCTGCGGGAATCCGCGCGTGTGCTTTCCGATGGAGGCTACCTGCAGGTGCTCGAGTTCTTTTCGCCGCGGAACGCGTTCAACAAGTCTTTCTACAGGAGGCTTGCGCCCCTGTTTATCCCGGTGCTCGGCGCGTTCTTTAGCAAGCGCGATGCTTACGAGTACCTCGTGAATTCGATTATACGCTTTTTGCCGGTGGCGGACTTTGTCGCGCTGGCGGAAAAGAACGGGTTTGAACTCGTGCACGTGAAACCCTGCTTTTTCGGGGTGGCGTACCGTGTACTTTTGCGCCGCTCTGTTTCGGGTGAAAACGCACCCGCGGGAGGTGCCGCATGA